A genomic window from Salvelinus sp. IW2-2015 linkage group LG13, ASM291031v2, whole genome shotgun sequence includes:
- the LOC111972373 gene encoding glutamine synthetase, producing the protein MATSESASLSKTVKQQFMDLPQGDKVQAMYIWIDGTGEGLRCKTRTLDSEPKTIDDLPEWNFXGXSTYHSEGSNSDMYLIPAAMFRDPFRKDPNKLVLCEVLKYNRKPTETNLRLMCKKIMEMVENQVPWFGMEQEYTILGTDGHPFGWPSNGFPGPQGPYYCGVGADKAYGRDVVEAHYRACLYAGVMICGTNAEVMPAQWEFQVGPCEGINMGDHLWAARLILHRVCEDFGVVASFDPKPIPGNWNGAGCHTNFSTKEMREDGGLRGIEDSIEKLGRRHRYHIRAYDPKGGLDNARRLTGHHETSNIHEFSAGVANRGASIRIPRSVGQDKKGYFDDRRPSANCDPYAVTEALIRTCLLSEEGEEPKEYSK; encoded by the exons ATGGCCACGTCAGAGAGTGCCAGTTTGAGTAAAACTGTGAAGCAGCAGTTTATGGACCTTCCTCAGGGAGACAAGGTCCAGGCCATGTACATCTGGATAGATGGGACTGGAGAGGGGCTCCGCTGCAAGACCAGAACRCTGGATTCTGAACCCAAGACCATTGATG atCTCCCAGAGTGGAACTTTGYTGGTTRCAGTACGTACCAYTCGGAGGGCTCCAACAGCGATATGTACCTTATCCCTGCTGCCATGTTCAGAGACCCCTTCAGGAAAGACCCCAACAAACTGGTCCTGTGTGAAGTGCTCAAATACAACCGCAAGCCTACAG AAACTAACCTCAGGCTGATGTGTAAGAAGATCATGGAGATGGTAGAGAACCAGGTGCCGTGGTTTGGCATGGAACAGGAGTACACCATCCTGGGAACAGACGGACATCCCTTTGGCTGGCCTTCCAATGGCTTCCCTGGTCCACAAG GGCCCTACTACTGTGGTGTGGGAGCAGACAAGGCGTATGGTAGAGACGTCGTAGAAGCCCACTATAGAGCTTGTCTTTATGCTGGGGTTATGATCTGTGGCACCAACGCTGAAGTCATGCCAGCTCAG TGGGAGTTCCAGGTTGGGCCATGTGAAGGTATCAACATGGGTGACCACCTCTGGGCTGCTCGGTTRATCCTCCACCGGGTGTGTGAAGACTTTGGCGTGGTGGCCTCATTCGACCCCAAGCCCATCCCTGGGAATTGGAACGGCGCTGGCTGCCATACAAACTTCAGCACcaaggagatgagagaagatggTGGATTGAG GGGCATCGAAGATTCGATTGAGAAGTTGGGAAGGAGACACCGCTACCACATCCGTGCCTACGACCCCAAAGGGGGGCTGGACAACGCCCGGCGCTTGACCGGTCACCACGAAACGTCCAACATCCACGAGTTCTCAGCCGGCGTGGCAAACCGCGGCGCCAGCATCCGCATACCCCGCTCGGTGGGTCAGGACAAGAAGGGCTACTTCGAYGACCGCCGCCCATCTGCTAACTGCGACCCATATGCAGTCACGGAAGCTCTGATACGCACATGTTTGCTCAgtgaagagggggaggagccTAAAGAATACAGCAAATGA